The following are encoded together in the bacterium genome:
- the murB gene encoding UDP-N-acetylmuramate dehydrogenase, translating to MDRAGNLKIKGEILFNEPMSQHTSFRIGGPADMLVFPLDEDDITDILFYAKESQIQWCVLGRGTNVLVKDNGIRGIVIKTDKVLNKIASHDNLLKTSAGILLPKLVRLTQELGLRGLEFAVGIPGNIGGAIAMNAGVKDKCIGDFVTSVWGITEDGERKEWEKEELDFGYRHSLFNSIKYIITGAGFLLEKDSPQNIKDRIDEYIKKRKETQPLEYPSAGSIFKNPGDGKFAAQLIDMAGCKGLQIGSAKVSEKHAGFIINTDPLKAKASDVLSLIEEIQNRVDRKFRIKLEPEIKIIGE from the coding sequence ATGGACAGAGCCGGCAATTTAAAAATTAAAGGGGAGATTTTATTTAATGAACCGATGTCGCAGCATACAAGTTTCAGAATAGGCGGGCCGGCGGACATGCTGGTTTTTCCATTGGATGAGGATGATATAACTGATATTTTGTTTTACGCCAAAGAAAGTCAAATTCAATGGTGTGTTTTGGGAAGAGGCACAAACGTTCTTGTGAAAGATAACGGGATCAGGGGGATTGTTATTAAAACGGATAAAGTATTAAACAAGATAGCATCCCATGATAATTTACTTAAAACATCAGCCGGCATTTTATTGCCGAAACTTGTAAGATTAACACAGGAATTGGGGCTTAGGGGGCTGGAATTTGCTGTTGGAATACCCGGCAATATCGGCGGGGCCATAGCAATGAACGCGGGTGTGAAAGATAAATGTATCGGTGATTTTGTGACCAGTGTATGGGGAATTACTGAAGACGGGGAAAGAAAAGAGTGGGAAAAAGAAGAGCTTGATTTCGGATACAGGCATAGCCTTTTTAACAGCATTAAATATATAATTACAGGAGCCGGTTTTTTATTGGAGAAAGATTCGCCTCAAAATATCAAAGACCGGATAGATGAATATATAAAAAAGAGAAAAGAGACACAGCCGTTGGAATATCCAAGCGCGGGGAGTATTTTTAAAAACCCGGGAGACGGGAAATTCGCGGCACAGCTTATCGATATGGCGGGCTGCAAAGGATTGCAAATCGGTTCCGCGAAAGTATCTGAAAAGCACGCCGGTTTTATTATAAACACAGACCCGTTAAAAGCGAAGGCGTCGGACGTTCTTTCATTAATTGAAGAAATCCAGAATAGGGTCGATAGAAAATTCAGGATAAAATTGGAGCCTGAGATAAAGATAATCGGTGAATAA